CCAGTTTGGGTAAGTGGGGCCTTATGTCGGGCGTAAGACGCGCCCAAGCACGTTCGTTCTTTGGCTCGCAAGAACTAAAAGGGACTTATGCGCCTGCTTTCACCGATGCCCAAGGTCTTGTTTCTTACAACTTTAAACCAGGACACGAAATTGCATTACTGGGCATGTGGGCACGCCATCGGTTCCGGTTAGAACCCTCACAAAAGCGGTCATATTATGGAACATACAACGACTTACGCTCCGTCTGGATTAACTACTCTGGCGAGGAAAACGACGGATACGACATCGGCTTCGCAGGACTTCACCTCCAAAATCGCTTGTCTTCGAAGTTGAAGGCAGACCACCGTCTTGCCTATTTCGGCATCACCGAAACCGAAACGTATAATATCCGTGCAGACGCGACTCTGTACTTGGTTGATCCCAGCAAAACAGACCCCAATTCCCCCATCAACGACCTAGCCTTTGGTGGTGTTGTACAAGAAGACCGTGCAGATAACCGCCTTAGCGTGGGGACTTATACATTAGATGGACGCTATATCTTAGAACAAAATCGTCACGTCAGCACAGCCGGATGGGCACTTCGGCAACTGGTATGGGAAGACCAGATTACAGAAAACTCGGCCATTATTGGCCAAAATAGCTTGGGCGACCTCGTACGCATCCCGATCAAAAGTCTTCAGGATACTTTACCCCGTACCACTACACGCCAGTTAAGCGCCTTCATCCAGCAAGTACGGGATGTTTTGCCCGAGGCGGGGAAATTGACGATCACGGCAGGGCTTCGCGCCGATTATTTTGACTTCAACCACGAATGGACGGCTTCGCCAAGAATTTCTGGCACCTATCGCCTGAATCCAAACCTCACCCTAACCAGCGCATGGGGAATTTATTATCAATCACCTGCTTACCGTGAACTCCGAGGCGAAACCCTAGCCGATGAAACCATCAACGGATCACTCAGCCGAGACCTCCGATCTCAACGTTCGGTACAATATGTGACTGGTGCAACCCTTTTTCTTCCCAAGCGACGCCTTTACCTCCGTGGAGAGGCGTATTATAAAAAACTTACCCACCTTATTTCTTACACCCTCCAAAATACCCGCGTCACCTACAGCGGCGAAAACGACTCCGAAGGTTATACCTATGGACTAGACCTTCAGGTTCGCGGTGAATTTGTCCCTGGCCTCGAAAGTTGGTTCAACTATGGCTATCTGGTGGCACGGGAACGATTTTTACCCGCGTTCCAAAACACCCAAAATGTGGGTTGGATTCCAAGGGCAATGGACCAACGCCATACGGTTTCGATGTTTGTACAGGATGGCATTTCAAAAGATGACACGTGGCGTTTATACCTCCAAGTGATGGTTGGCTCCGGTCTGCCCTATACACCACCCACTCCCGGAGAATCTGTTAGTAACATTAGCCTACAAACGCCCGGAAAACGCCATAGCCAACGTTTCTTAGAATACAAACGTGCAGATCTCGGCATGACTAAATCCTTGGAAATTAGACCCAAAGGCATTACCCCCTCCAGTACTTCCCCAAAACTATTGCTCAGCCTCGAAGTCCTGAACATCTTCGACATGAAAAACACCATTTCTTATACATGGATAGATCCCGGAAACCACATCTGGGAGCGCGTCCCCACACGGCTCACCCCACGAACCTTTAACGCACGGCTTCGGGTACAATTTTGATCCAATACCCACCCGATACCATAGACCGGAAAATATGCTTTCTTGGAAATTATCCTAAAAACCAAAGCGGGGTAGGATCACCCCCGGAATGGTTGTAGTTTTCATAAACAAGCATGAACCGAATAAAACCCAAAAAACATGAAATTTTTTATTGATACCGCCAACTTGGATGAAATCCACGAAGCAGCAGACATGGGCGTTTTGGATGGTGTAACCACCAACCCATCGCTGATGAAAAAAGTGGGAGCAAAAGACCTCAAAGCCCACATCCGCCAGATTTGTGAGTTGGTGGATGGCGATGTCTCTGCCGAGATTATTGCCACGACCTACAACGAGATGATGGCAGAAGCCCAAGAAATAGCCAAAATCCACCCAAATGTCGTGGTGAAAGTACCCCTCATTTTGGACGGGATCAAAGCCATCAAGTCTCTAACAACAATGGGGATTAAAACGAATTGCACCTTGTGTTTTTCTCCTACACAAGCCTTGGTGGCCGCCAAAGCAGGCGCTACCTACATCAGCCCATTTGTCGGGCGTTTAGATGACATATCTACAGAAGGTATGGATCTCATCCGCTCTATTATTGATATTTATGATCATTACGGGTTTGCCACACAAGTGCTTGTGGCATCGGTTCGTCACCCAATGCACGTAGTTGCCGCCGCCGAAATGGGGGCCGATGTGGCTACCATGCCCCTTTCGGTGATAAAGCAACTTCTCCGGCACCCACTTACGGATCTGGGACTGCAACAATTTCTTCAAGATGCCGAGGCACTAAAAAAGATGTGAGTAAGACCATTAGCGCCTAATGCCACAGCCCGCTATATTTCAGTGGGCTTTTTTATAACACTACCGATGTAAGAACTCCCTTTAACGGTCTTAATTGGGTTCTAAACCCTAACAACTCGGTTACTTTCCTCTCATCCATCATTTAAACCGTTGGTGTAGTTGTACCACCATTCATCACAATCTACTTCCTCACCCTTATCCCTTGACGTATTATACATTCGAGGTCTGTCCTTAACCATTATGCCTGAGGGAAGTCCAGACCGAAAATATCCCTGAGCATCGCAGCAACGAAGAGGAACACCAATGGAGGATCGTTGATGCGATCGCGTAAGGCGGGAGTCTCAAAGTCGTGAAGGTAGCAAAATCTGAGACTCCCGCCTTCTTTTTTTGTATATGACACCACCGCTTTCGGCTTATCTTAACGTATCTTCCGCGAAGTCTGTTAAAGATATGCAACTCAACCGCACACTCGCTTATTGGCTTTCTCAACTATTTGGTTGGCTAGGCTGGGGGTGGCTACTCATGGGTTCCTCTGTCCTGTCTAATATCCCGCTGTTGCAATCGCTTCCTTTTTCCTTGGCCAGTACCCTGCTCGGTTTTACATTATCACACAGCTATCGAATCCTACTTAAACCTTGGCGATGGACAAAGTTTGCGGGCCTTCGGCTGTTGTTCTTAGGACTCTTAAGCCTTTGGGTGTTGGTAGGTTTGTTATATATTTTAACTTACTTCGTTATACCACTCATTCCTTTTTCCACCCCTATTGCCACACCTTATTGGACGTCGTTTCAGGGCCAAGTCGTTTTCCTTGTTGGGGCCAGTATTGCATTTGGACTGTGGTTGTTTATTTATTGGGCGGTTCATTTTGTTTTTGGGTATAGCGAATCCCGTGTGGCACAATTCCAATTAGAAGCAGGGCTCAAGTCCGCAAAGCTACAAGCCCTAGAATCCCAACTGAACCCACACTTTTTGTTTAACAGCCTGAACAGCATCGCAGAACTGATTGGTGAAAACCCAACCCAGGCAAGATATATGGTACTACGGCTTTCTTCCTTGTTACGTACAACATTGCAAACAGGCCAAACGGAAACACATCCCTTAGAAAAGGAAATCAACCTTGCCAAAACCTATCTAGAATTAGAGACGATGCGCTTTGAAGAGCGCCTACGGTATGGCTTTGATGTGGATATGCGCTACCAGAATGTACCCGTACCGGTCATGCTCATTATGACGTTGGTCGAAAACAGCATTAAGCATGGGATCAATCGGCAAGTCCAAGGGGGCGAGGTTCAGATTCAGGTGAGTGGCGACGCCAACGGATTATTGATCACGGTTACCAACACGGGTAATTTAGAAAACAGCGAACGCCCTGGTGGCGTAGGGCTCGCGAACATCCGCGAACGGCTCCGGCTCATTTATGGAGATCAGGCATGGCTAAGCATTCAAGACATTAAACCCCGCCGAGTACAGGCCATGGTATTTCTACCACTCCGGAAGTAAATGGTGTTTCACGCACCCAATACGCCTCCCCCATACCACGATTTTCAGAATAAATTGCTGCGCCCATCTAACACCTTTTGTATTTTCACTTCTTCCAGCGCCTACCAACCTAAACCCACAAGACACATGAAGTATCTAGTCACTGGTTTTTCGGGATTTGTTGCCCGGCATTTTACCCAATTTCTGGAAGAAAATATTGAAAATGTGCAAGTCTTGGGGATTGACATTGGGACTCCACGCTATCACGAGACCCGACCTTGGGTGCAATTCGAGCA
This Bacteroidetes Order II. bacterium DNA region includes the following protein-coding sequences:
- a CDS encoding TonB-dependent receptor; the protein is MKLHIYYVWCLFIATSGLVQAQNWGMVTGRITDNTTSSPLPGTTILVSGTDYGTVADKNGRFSLKLPPGQHPLRASFVGYEVWQRDIEVGEEKTTTIEIGLKPASTTAGDVVVEARSTEAGVQSITPEMVQAIPGPFKDGFRALKNLPGVMSNNELSNEYSVRGGGYNENLIYINGFEVYKPFRTKQGEQEGLGLLNPDMAERMTLYTGGFPVQYGGKLSSALDVQYRKPQNSAPTGAVYASMLDAGAGFSASLGKWGLMSGVRRAQARSFFGSQELKGTYAPAFTDAQGLVSYNFKPGHEIALLGMWARHRFRLEPSQKRSYYGTYNDLRSVWINYSGEENDGYDIGFAGLHLQNRLSSKLKADHRLAYFGITETETYNIRADATLYLVDPSKTDPNSPINDLAFGGVVQEDRADNRLSVGTYTLDGRYILEQNRHVSTAGWALRQLVWEDQITENSAIIGQNSLGDLVRIPIKSLQDTLPRTTTRQLSAFIQQVRDVLPEAGKLTITAGLRADYFDFNHEWTASPRISGTYRLNPNLTLTSAWGIYYQSPAYRELRGETLADETINGSLSRDLRSQRSVQYVTGATLFLPKRRLYLRGEAYYKKLTHLISYTLQNTRVTYSGENDSEGYTYGLDLQVRGEFVPGLESWFNYGYLVARERFLPAFQNTQNVGWIPRAMDQRHTVSMFVQDGISKDDTWRLYLQVMVGSGLPYTPPTPGESVSNISLQTPGKRHSQRFLEYKRADLGMTKSLEIRPKGITPSSTSPKLLLSLEVLNIFDMKNTISYTWIDPGNHIWERVPTRLTPRTFNARLRVQF
- the fsa gene encoding fructose-6-phosphate aldolase, which codes for MKFFIDTANLDEIHEAADMGVLDGVTTNPSLMKKVGAKDLKAHIRQICELVDGDVSAEIIATTYNEMMAEAQEIAKIHPNVVVKVPLILDGIKAIKSLTTMGIKTNCTLCFSPTQALVAAKAGATYISPFVGRLDDISTEGMDLIRSIIDIYDHYGFATQVLVASVRHPMHVVAAAEMGADVATMPLSVIKQLLRHPLTDLGLQQFLQDAEALKKM
- a CDS encoding histidine kinase, coding for MQLNRTLAYWLSQLFGWLGWGWLLMGSSVLSNIPLLQSLPFSLASTLLGFTLSHSYRILLKPWRWTKFAGLRLLFLGLLSLWVLVGLLYILTYFVIPLIPFSTPIATPYWTSFQGQVVFLVGASIAFGLWLFIYWAVHFVFGYSESRVAQFQLEAGLKSAKLQALESQLNPHFLFNSLNSIAELIGENPTQARYMVLRLSSLLRTTLQTGQTETHPLEKEINLAKTYLELETMRFEERLRYGFDVDMRYQNVPVPVMLIMTLVENSIKHGINRQVQGGEVQIQVSGDANGLLITVTNTGNLENSERPGGVGLANIRERLRLIYGDQAWLSIQDIKPRRVQAMVFLPLRK